The following are encoded together in the Daucus carota subsp. sativus chromosome 5, DH1 v3.0, whole genome shotgun sequence genome:
- the LOC108223978 gene encoding fasciclin-like arabinogalactan protein 7, which translates to MEKTMMFIVCSTLVLLCSTSAYAQKGKSPPSPPISLTPTPAPAPAPEHVNLTELLSVAGPFHTFLDYLVSTKVIETLQNQANDTEEGLTLFVPKDKAFSSLKTPSLSNLTAAQLKSLCLFHALPHYYSLADFKNLSQASPIMTFAGGAYTLNFTDNSGSILVGSGWTNTKVSSSVHSTDPVAVYQVDKVLLPEAIFGTDIPPMPAPAPAPEVDSAAPADAPDADSKHASSESSSTPSSSYRIISFSTRSFLVLAFSSGMALLL; encoded by the coding sequence ATGGAGAAGACCATGATGTTCATTGTCTGTAGCACACTAGTGCTTTTATGTTCTACATCAGCATATGCACAGAAGGGTAAATCTCCTCCATCACCCCCGATATCTTTGACCCCAACTCCTGCACCAGCACCTGCACCAGAACATGTAAACCTTACTGAGTTACTGTCTGTTGCTGGTCCATTCCATACTTTCCTCGATTATCTTGTGTCAACTAAAGTTATAGAAACCCTTCAAAACCAAGCTAACGATACAGAGGAAGGACTTACTTTGTTCGTACCCAAGGACAAGGCGTTTTCGTCTCTTAAAACTCCTTCTCTATCCAACCTAACTGCAGCCCAGCTCAAGTCACTCTGTCTTTTTCATGCCTTGCCACATTACTACTCACTAGCGGATTTCAAGAACCTTAGCCAAGCCAGCCCAATTATGACATTCGCTGGTGGTGCATACACTTTGAATTTTACTGATAATTCCGGAAGTATTCTCGTTGGTTCCGGATGGACAAACACAAAAGTCAGTAGCAGTGTGCATTCAACTGATCCTGTCGCAGTTTATCAGGTTGATAAGGTGCTTCTTCCTGAAGCAATTTTCGGCACAGATATACCTCCAATGCCTGCTCCAGCACCAGCTCCAGAAGTAGACTCAGCCGCTCCTGCAGATGCTCCAGATGCAGATAGTAAACATGCATCATCAGAATCAAGTTCAACTCCGTCATCTTCTTACAGGATTATAAGCTTCAGTACCCGGAGTTTCTTGGTTTTGGCTTTCTCCAGTGGAATGGCCTTACTCTTGTAA
- the LOC108223977 gene encoding fimbrin-5, with protein sequence MSGPKAIALSDSSLESQFTDLELRNLQSKFLSSRNSSGRIRLRDLPPVMLQLKNFSEIFRERDIKAILSESGSNMNHEVDFESFLRAYLNINARAQTKAGKTKLKNAPSFLKAPTTTLRHTISQSEKESYVNHINRYLGEDSFLRKYLPIDPNTSALFDLVKNGVLLCKLINVAVPGTIDERAINTKAVLNPWEKNENHTLCLNSAKAIGCTVVNISAQDLAEAEFKPHLLLGLMSQIIKIQLLSSLDLKKTPQLLELVEEEKDVEELMNLAPEKVLLKWMNFHLKKAGYEKEVTNFSTDLKDGAAYAHLLTALAPELGSKTVLATDDPAERANLIVEQAEKMDCKSYVTAKDIVEGSTNLNLAFVAEIFQHRNGLHAPPEETQNTYAEMITDDAETSREERCFRMWINSLGIETYVNNLFEDMRPGWVILEVLDNIFPGSVNWKKANKPPVKITLRKVENCNQAIKIGKELNFSLVNVDGNDFVQGNKKLIVAFLWQLMRFSMLKLLKNLRSSTQGKEITDNDILNWANDKVKSSGKETRIESFKDKTLSNGIFFLELLTAVDPRVVNWDLVTNGENDEEKKSNATYIISVARKLGCSIFLLPEDIMEVNSKMILTLTASIMYWSLNQKGGGNTLTSARNSDASLAESGDEAEDAAAETASVASEGVPAELEEIA encoded by the exons ATGTCAGGCCCTAAAGCTATTGCGCTCTCTGATTCATCGCTTGAGAGCCAATTCACTGATCTCGAGCTTCGCAACCTCCAATCCAAA TTTCTTTCATCGAGGAATTCATCAGGCCGCATCAGGTTAAGAGACTTGCCACCGGTGATGTTGCAGTTAAAGAATTTTTCTGAGATTTTCAGAGAAAGGGACATCAAAGCAATTTTGAGCGAGTCAGGCTCAAACATGAATCACGAAGTTGATTTTGAATCCTTCCTGCGG GCATACCTAAATATAAATGCTCGTGCTCAAACAAAGGCAGGTAAAACGAAATTGAAAAATGCACCTTCGTTCCTCAAGGCACCCACGACCACTCTTCGACACACCATTAGCCAATCAGAGAAGGAATCTTATGTTAACCACATTAATAGATATCTTGGAGAAGATTCATTCCTAAGGAAGTATCTTCCTATAGATCCGAATACCAGTGCTTTGTTTGATCTTGTTAAGAATGGTGTTCTCCTCTG TAAGCTTATCAACGTGGCTGTACCTGGTACAATAGACGAGCGGGCAATAAACACTAAGGCTGTGCTTAATCCTTGGGAGAAGAATGAGAATCATACATTGTGCCTCAACTCTGCTAAAGCTATTGGCTGCACCGTCGTGAACATTAGCGCACAGGACCTGGCAGAGGCAGAATTTAAA CCACATCTACTACTTGGTTTGATGTCCCAGATAATCAAG ATACAACTTCTATCCAGTCTCGACCTCAAGAAAACTCCTCAGCTATTGGAACTGGTGGAAGAAGAGAAG gATGTCGAGGAGCTCATGAATTTAGCTCCAGAAAAGGTTCTCCTAAAATGGATGAACTTTCATTTGAAGAAAGCCGGATATGAAAAGGAGGTTACCAACTTTTCCACGGATTTAAAG GACGGAGCAGCCTATGCTCACTTGCTTACTGCTCTTGCTCCAGAACTTGGAAGTAAAACTGTCTTGGCGACAGATGATCCTGCTGAAAGAGCAAATTTGATCGTAGAGCAAGCTGAGAAAATGGACTGCAAAAGTTATGTCACTGCAAAAGATATTGTTGAAGGCTCCACAAACTTAAATCTTGCATTTGTTGCAGAAATTTTTCAACATAG GAATGGCCTACATGCACCGCCAGAGGAGACTCAGAATACTTATGCAGAAATGATTACAGATGATGCTGAAACTTCCAGAGAAGAGAGATGCTTCAGAATGTGGATCAACAGTCTTGGAATAGAAACATATGTCAATAATTTATTCGAGGACATGAGACCTGG ATGGGTCATACTGGAAGTTCTTGATAATATATTCCCTGGATCAGTCAACTGGAAGAAAGCAAACAAACCTCCTGTCAAGATCACTCTCAGAAAAGTTGAGAATTGCAACCAAGCCATAAAGATCGGAAAGGAATTAAATTTCTCCCTGGTGAATGTTGATGGAAACGATTTTGTACAAGGAAACAAGAAGCTTATAGTGG CTTTTCTATGGCAACTGATGAGATTTAGCATGCTAAAACTACTCAAAAACCTGAGGTCTAGCACTCAAGGAAAGGAAATAACAGATAACGATATTTTAAATTGGGCAAACGACAAAGTTAAAAGTTCAGGGAAGGAAACTCGGATAGAGAGCTTCAAG GATAAAACTCTTTCAAATGGGATTTTCTTCCTCGAACTTCTTACTGCTGTGGACCCAAGGGTTGTCAACTGGGATCTTGTCACTAATGGCGAAAATG ATGAGGAGAAGAAGTCGAatgcaacatatataattagTGTAGCGCGAAAGCTGGGATGCTCTATCTTCTTATTGCCCGAGGATATTATGGAG